The genomic region AATCATCTGAAAGATGCTCACAAGAAATGCTTGTTACGGGATGTAGCTCAGTCATACAGTACTTGTTTAGCATGCACAAAATTCAGGGCTTGATCTCCagcaagggagagggaggagaagggagagggagagtccTGATCCTGTAGCCAAAGTTGTTTCTAAGAACTCGGGGGCGTTGACCTTGATGAATTTTGAATTAAATTCTGCCCAATGCTGTTTTCAGGATTCATTTTGTTAGAGGCTTGTGTAGTGCCTGGGGCAAGAGTCAGGGTTAAGGAGCTGGGCGCTGGaagctcacacctatagtcctagctacttgggaggctaatatggggaggattgtggttccaggacaTCTTGggaaaaaattttgtgagacctctcctccccctccccccgccaatctcaatagaaaaaagctgggtgtgatggcccatgcctgtcatcctagtgacAGCAGGAAACATAAAAGGGGAGGATccaagtccaggccagccttggccaaAAGTGagtccttatctctaaaataagtaGAGAGAAAGTGCTGGGAGGTATGGCTCTagtagtagagtacttaccttacaagtgtgaagctctgaatttaaaccctagtgccatcaaggaaaaaaaaaagagtcagtgtCAAGGAAGCATTTGGGGTCAGTAGGAATGTGCTGCTTATAGGAATTCCTTCCCAATCACCAATGGATCAAATACCCCCTTTATGTATCTTGGAAAGCCCCAAATGCCACAGGTTATAAGGTAGCTCAAGGTGCAGAGTGACTATTTCTTTATTTGCACCTTCCAGATGAGACATAATTCTTTCTAGTCCAGGAATGGGACATATTCTTCTAAGGTATACCCTATGAATCCACTTCACATTATGGACCAGTTATCCTGATCCTAGTCACCTACTGGCCTGGAGGagcattcatttcttttctttggagggtGGGGACTCTCATGTAAATAGATTTTTAATAGTGCTGTTACTGAATCCTTCAAATTCTTTTAGACTTTATCAAGCCAATCATCACAAACAGAGACTAACAACTAGGCTAATTAGacatcataaaacaaaacaactatcAGAGTACACTTTCAGATCCATAGGCATGCTGGATTCCAATGATAAATCATCTTTTTTCTTAGTCATAGGCTTATAGCTATAAATAGAGCAATCAGCCAGAATTCTTCCTAGGGGGCTCCAAGATGGAGTAAGCACTTCCAGTCTTACGCAAATCACAACAGAGATATCAAACATGCTGGTCTCTCTGTGCATCTTACATCCCTGCTAGTTGGCAATACAAAGTTAGAGAATCCAAACTTCCCTGCTGGACAAATGGCAGAAGACCAAATTACTTGTGAAGAACTGAAATTTGCTGTACAGAGCCTCATACAACAAGGTTAAGGAAGGGCAAAGCCCCTCATGCACTGCCAAGGAGAATTTATCAGGGCCTGTACAGTACAAAAATTCATTTCTCTGCATCATTAAAtgatgggtaaaaaaaaaaaaacagccaataCTGGCTAAATGCtagtcaaaacagaaaaaaaggtagggttcctaaaatgaaaatgatctCAGCAGCTGTtgagatcatttttttttctgccttgtcAGGAGTCTGCTATCTGCAAGGGGTAGCCATTTTGTGGGTGTGGCTCCTGACTGGCTCACCAAATCTGTCAGGAGAGTCCTATGCCAGAGAGGGGCCTGACTGGGGAATCCCAACAGACCTGATTTGGCCATTCACTTGAAAtatcaaacagaaaaaataatggtGAAGTAGGAAAGAAGTTTGTTCAGTATAGTTCAGTATACTGGGAAAGGTCAGGGAGACAAAGCATCCTCAATTCTGTCTTCAAGAGTACAAACAAAAGATTCAGGTTTAAATAAAGGACAAAACTGGAGGGGCAAGAAGTATGTACAGTGCAGTAGTTTTGGTCTGGTGGATCCTTATTTCAGATCTGGTTCTGCAAGGTCCTGCTCTCCAGGAAATCATTATCACTTGAGACAATTTGGTCCCCAACATAAGATGACTGCTCCTGCTAGGGGGGCAGTCTTATTGATCTTTCTCAGTGGGGGCAGTCTCACCATGGGGTTATCTGCCCACAGGGCTTGATATTCTTAGAATCTTGAAAGTATCTTACTCTAATCTTGGTATCTTTAGTCTTCAAGGAGCATGAGAGAGATGAGGTAAATTTAGGGCTAATCAATCTTGCATTGCCAGTTTTTTAGACAGATACTCCTTAAGTGGTTAACATGTCTACATTCAGACTTGTGCAGTTATCTAATACAAAGTCTGAGGTAGCAAAGGaggcagatacaaaatgaaggcagagatacAAAGTGTTTAGTTTACTTTTAGTTACCCAGCAGACACTGATAGCCCAAGTGAAGGGTGCGGGCTTAGCAGAAGCAGCATCTAAGTCCTATTACGAGCCCTCAACCTGTGAGATCTGATTCTATCTCCTAGTAGTGCCAGAACTCATTTGGATTAGAGAACACTCAACTGGTGTCCATTAGAAAActgcttgcttgctgctggggaGAAATACCCATAGCTTTTGAGGTTATAGAAATCTGATTGTGGtgtgaaaatagagaaaaaaacccaacagtcTTTTTTTGCAACTCATCTGGTTGACATCATCATTTGTATTTAACCTTATATTGGATATCTTAGCCAGAGTGAATAGGATATTTATATGGAAAATTTTTTCTTGGCCCCTCTACCTCATAGTATTCATAAAAATCAGTCACAGGTGACCTGAAGCTTTTAATGTGAAGACAGAATAATAAAGCTTttaggagataaaagagaatttcttggaataagtaaatatttgttaaatcaaacacacaaaataaaattctactgGAAATGACTGATATATTGagctacattaaaatttaaaacatttatcaaATGTCCATAGAGGATATAAAAGCAAGCCATGgatgagaaaaaaattgcaatttATTTAACTGACAAATAACTCATAACTCTTTTTAATGAATGAGGACAAGGTGAGAGCCACAAGAGACAAGAGATATACAGGATGTTTAAACACAAAAGATGTTATCCAAATGCCCAGTGAGCTCAACTTCATCAGTTGGCAGGGAAATACTAATTATAGCTATAATTTGTGATGGTCAATACTATGGGTTGGCTTGCCTAGGCCTCAGTactcagatatttggtcaaaacattacaagtttttttttttttaaatatgagatgAGTATTTAAACCAGTAGACTGAGTATAACAGATTGCCCTCCATAGTGGGCTTTGTCCAACCatttaaaggcctgatagaaaAAAGTTGACCTCATGGGAAGGGGTGAATTCTAGCAGCAGATGGCCTTTAGATTGGAACTGTGGCATCAACTTTCCTTGGCTCTAGCTTGATGGTGTACTCtgcattctctttctctccccctccctgtgaccctccccctcctctctctgtcacacacacacacatcctattggttctgtttctctggataaTTCTAATACACATGTCTATCAAGATGGCTAAAATGAAGATGACTGGCAGTGTCAGTGAGGCAATTTGGATTCTTACACTTTGTGTGGAAATTGGCACGACCATTTTGGATACCTGTTTATCAGCAGCTACTAAAGCTATTGTAGCTTTACAAATACCCTAAACCATTCCAAACCAAGGTGGTATGGAATCTAACATATGCTCCACCCAAGATATATGTGTATGTTCCTATGCACTGTTAACAATGGCCCCAAGTTGCAAACCAAATGCCCATCACCAGTGGAATGGGTGACTATGCCATATTCAAATGACGTACAGATTCATGTAATAACTATCTCACAGGAACAatttgagtgaaagaagccaaacataATGGGAAAAACTAATTGATGGTGcttgaaaaggaaaaagacaggaCACGGGGTGTTTCTGCATtcacaccattttttttcttttttattcatatgtgcatacaatgtttgggtcatttctcccccccccccccgtgccCCGCCCCTTACCTCCctgaccctccctctcccctctaccccctcgatacccggcagaaactattttgcccttatctctaattttgttgaagagagagtataagcaataataggaaggaccaagggtttttgctagttgagataaggatagctatacagggagttgactcacattgatttcctgtgcatgtgtgttaccgtctaagttaattcttctaaaactaaccttttctctagttcttggtccccttctcctattagcctcagttgctttaaagtatctgctttagtttttctgcgttgagggcaacaaatgctatctagttttttaggtgtcttacttatcctcacctctcccttgtgtgctctcgctttatcaagtgatcaaactccaatccccttgttgattttgcccttgatctaatgtccgcatatgaaggagaacatacaatttttggtcttttgggccaggctaacctcacttagaatgatgttctccaattccatccatttaccggcgaatgataacattttgttcttcttcatggctgcatataattccattgtgtatagataccacattttcttgatccattcatcagtggtggggcatcttggctgtttccataacttggctattgtgaatagtgctgcaataaacatctctaataaataataaatggtgTGCAGGTCACACCATTTCTTAACCCAAGTGGACATTACACAGGTCTATTGAATGTGTGAAAATTCATCTATCTGATGGCTTGTGCATTTTTTGCATGTATTTGTAATTCAGTAACAGGTTTATTTGGAAAGTATGTTTCTGTCACTGTCCATTGCTTTGGGGACATCCCTCCACATTTGGAACCTCAGTTCCTCTGCCATAAAATGTTACATGCTCAACAGGAAAGTTATTTGTAAAGTTTAAATGTAAAGAAATTCCAACATGCACCTCACTGGgcatgtgctcaataaatagaaaatgaaatgtaaGTGAAATACCTCTTATTGTGATTTACCCTTCCGTCTGAGGAAACGGGTGGCTCAGAGGGTAGGGGCTTGTTGAGATAACCCCGTGGGCCAGCACTTAGAACGGGTCAGACCTCAGGTATGGCTGAGTAGGATGCTGGTCTAAGGTCCATGGTCTCTCTATAAGGAGTCTCTAGAGGACTGTGGTCCACCAAATGTCAGGCCAAGGCTTGTCTGGTACCCTCTGGCAGCAAAGGCTCCCACGCTCCCATTTTCACCTGGCTGACACTCCAGACTGGTCAAGTTCAGTGTGGGTCCTCACCCTGAGCTTCTCCACAGACCATGGGGAAAACCTGGTTCCTTTCCCCCATCCTCTTCTTAGGTTAGTTCATATTTTCAGAGGGGTCTGATGCCTTATGGTCTGCTCCCCACCCCAAACAATATGGTTCCCAAACTCAACCACTTTTTGGATAAGTGGTCTGCCACCCTCACAAGCAAGCACTTCTCTGTTTCCCcttccctcccgctcccctcatCTCCCATCTCCCTATAGAGAGGTCTTGTCTAGACACTCATCTTTCACCAGCTCCCTAGCCTCTCTGAACCCCTAATTTTTTCTTCACCTCCACTTCCCACCCCAACCTGTATGGTGATACCCCTGAACCTCCTTCCCCACACCAAAACTCTCAGGGGTTCAGGTGCCAGCTCGCCTCCAGCCCAAGGTCCCCATGAGAGTTGCCCCCCATCTCATCCCCCCCACACAGTGGTCTGTTCCCAAGCACattttctctccccctcaccccatccGCACAGTGGAGAACTGGTGCTCCCATTCCCCTCCTCCCGTCCGCACAGTGGTATGAACTGGGGctcccattccctccctcccgTCCGCACAGTGGTATGAACTGGAGCGCCCagtacccccccccccccgtctaCACAATGGTATGAACTGGGGCTCCCAGCTCCCCCTCACACAATGGTCTGGCCCGCCGGCACTCCTCCCCGCGCCTTCAGGTGGTCGGGTCCCCACTTCCCGCTCAGGTCGCGCGCTGGTGGCCGCTGGGCGGGTGCTGTCCCGGGCTGCGGTGCGGTGCAGGGTGCGCTGCGATGGCGTCCGCAGGCCGCCGGcaagggcgggggcgggggcgggggcggccgCAGGAGCCGGACCAGGCGCGCTTCGTCTACGTGGCGCGCTTTGGCTCACACCAGTGCGGTAGCGTCCTGCAGCTGGGCGGCCGGCGGGACCGCGGGGAGCCGCTGGCGGCGGCGAGCGTGCGTGGCGGCGGGCTGCGCGTCCCCCTGGACCCCGCGTCCTCCCCGTCCGCGTCCGGACCGGAGGCCCGCACCAAGCCCGTGAGACGTGCAGGTGGCGTGGCGGGCCGCCAGGGGGCGcggcgggcggggcggggcggggcggggcggggcggggcggggcggggcgtgCCCCTGTCAGTCCGTCAGCCGCCAGCCGCCATCTTGAGCCGGCCCGGTCCGCGCCAGTCAGTAAGCCAGTCGGCCAGTTAGTCAGCCCGCCAGCCCTTTGGTCAGCAGCCCCTAGTTGGCCTCGGGAAGCATGAGGTCCAGATGAGGCCAGGCCCTCGCTGGCCTGGGTGGTGTCATGGACACTTAGGAACTGGCGACTGCCTCCAGAGCAGAGTTGACGTCTGAAGATGTCATCATCCCGTCCAGGCGCAGGACAGCTTTGCTCACTCTGCTCTGGGTCTTTCGGGGACGTTTTGAAGCTCTT from Castor canadensis chromosome 16, mCasCan1.hap1v2, whole genome shotgun sequence harbors:
- the C16H5orf47 gene encoding uncharacterized protein C5orf47 homolog isoform X2, yielding MASAGRRQGRGRGRGRPQEPDQARFVYVARFGSHQCGSVLQLGGRRDRGEPLAAASVRGGGLRVPLDPASSPSASGPEARTKPVRRAGIIQKDEAKMFDFPIPLHKASKTTKTRKKIQINTT
- the C16H5orf47 gene encoding uncharacterized protein C5orf47 homolog isoform X1 gives rise to the protein MASAGRRQGRGRGRGRPQEPDQARFVYVARFGSHQCGSVLQLGGRRDRGEPLAAASVRGGGLRVPLDPASSPSASGPEARTKPVRRAGIIQKDEAKMFDFPIPLHKASKTTKTRKKGSVWNSVHKVISRMIEENEKYRLRLNCQKLSNKNSN